The following are encoded together in the Xanthobacter autotrophicus Py2 genome:
- a CDS encoding transcriptional regulator, AraC family (PFAM: helix-turn-helix- domain containing protein AraC type; ThiJ/PfpI domain protein~KEGG: bra:BRADO0452 putative bifunctional protein: class I glutamine amidotransferase-like (N-terminal), transcriptional regulator protein AraC/XylS family (C-terminal)): protein MPGIGFVVFDGFQIMGLAALSVFEMANGVIGRPAYEVHVLSEHGGPVRNSLGFAIETAPFGAQIHDTTITIGSLVVKPSAPALLDYLRSAGTASRRVAGICTGAYVLAEAGLLDGRRATTHWAHARHLQSLYPRVRVEADRIFSADGNVWTSAGMSAGIDLALALVEDDFGQEVAKATARNMVVYLRRPGGQSQFSTLLELEPKSDRIRRALVYAKEHLTHPLSVEELAETANLSPRQFSRLFREETGQSPAKAVEHLRLETARMLMEEGHRSMDEVARETGFADRERMRRAFVRTFGQPPQVIRRAAEAMRGAGLN, encoded by the coding sequence ATGCCGGGTATCGGTTTCGTGGTGTTCGACGGCTTCCAGATCATGGGCCTTGCCGCGCTCTCGGTGTTCGAGATGGCGAATGGCGTCATCGGGCGGCCGGCCTATGAGGTGCATGTGCTCTCCGAGCACGGCGGGCCGGTGCGCAATTCCCTCGGCTTCGCCATCGAGACGGCGCCGTTCGGGGCGCAGATCCATGACACCACCATCACCATCGGCTCGCTGGTGGTGAAGCCCTCCGCGCCCGCGCTGCTGGATTATCTACGCAGCGCCGGCACCGCCTCCCGGCGGGTGGCGGGCATCTGCACCGGGGCCTATGTGCTGGCAGAAGCCGGGCTGCTCGACGGCCGCCGCGCCACCACCCACTGGGCCCATGCGCGCCACTTGCAGTCGCTCTATCCGCGCGTGCGGGTGGAGGCCGACCGCATCTTCAGCGCCGACGGCAATGTGTGGACCTCCGCGGGCATGAGCGCGGGCATCGACCTTGCCCTCGCGCTGGTGGAGGACGATTTCGGGCAGGAGGTGGCGAAGGCCACCGCGCGCAACATGGTGGTCTATCTGCGAAGGCCCGGCGGCCAGTCCCAGTTCTCCACTTTGCTGGAGCTGGAGCCGAAATCCGACCGCATCCGCCGCGCGCTGGTCTATGCCAAGGAGCACCTCACCCATCCGCTCTCGGTGGAGGAACTGGCCGAGACCGCCAACCTCAGCCCGCGCCAGTTCAGCCGCCTGTTTCGCGAGGAGACCGGCCAGTCGCCGGCCAAGGCGGTGGAGCACCTGCGGCTGGAGACGGCGCGCATGCTGATGGAGGAGGGCCACCGCTCCATGGACGAGGTGGCCCGCGAGACCGGCTTTGCCGATCGCGAGCGCATGCGGCGGGCCTTCGTACGCACCTTCGGCCAGCCGCCCCAGGTGATCCGCCGCGCCGCCGAGGCCATGCGGGGAGCCGGCCTCAACTGA
- a CDS encoding major facilitator superfamily MFS_1 (PFAM: major facilitator superfamily MFS_1~KEGG: ret:RHE_CH03776 probable monocarboxylate transporter, permease protein) codes for MNAPADFPTRQPRLAAFLARRGIHYGWAVAAVTFLTMLVTAGAVGAPGVLIGPLQAEFGWATADISSAFAVRLMLFGLLGPFAAAFMNRFGIRPVATVALTLIAAGVLGSFTMTRLWHLVLLWGVVVGIGTGLTAMVLGATVATRWFAQRRGLVLGLLTASTATGQLVFLPLLARLTEVLGWRSALGLVLAMLLVAVVCVLLFMRDRPSDVGLLPYGASVPPPAPVLPTTFGAMLASPLVALRDAARTPTFWVLFATFFICGASTNGLVQTHFVSLCGDYGMAAVTAAGMLAMIGIFDFIGTVGSGWLSDRFDSRWLLFWYYGLRGLSLLYLPFTDFSFYGLSLFAVFYGLDWVATVPPTVKLTADRFGERANLVFGWIFAGHQLGAAAAAYGAGFSRTFYQTYLPAFFVAGVLCIIAAGAIVAVRERRPAPTAA; via the coding sequence ATGAACGCCCCCGCAGATTTCCCCACGCGCCAGCCACGGCTCGCTGCCTTCCTCGCCCGCAGGGGTATCCATTATGGCTGGGCGGTGGCCGCGGTGACATTCCTCACCATGCTGGTGACCGCGGGCGCGGTGGGAGCGCCGGGCGTGCTCATCGGGCCGCTGCAGGCGGAATTCGGCTGGGCCACCGCCGACATCTCCTCCGCCTTCGCGGTGCGGCTCATGCTGTTCGGCCTCCTCGGCCCGTTCGCCGCCGCCTTCATGAACCGCTTCGGCATCCGCCCGGTGGCGACCGTGGCGCTGACGCTGATCGCCGCTGGCGTGCTCGGCTCCTTCACCATGACCAGGCTCTGGCACCTCGTGCTGCTGTGGGGCGTGGTGGTGGGGATCGGCACCGGCCTCACCGCCATGGTGCTGGGGGCGACCGTGGCGACGCGGTGGTTCGCCCAGCGCCGCGGCCTCGTCCTCGGACTGCTGACGGCGAGCACGGCCACCGGCCAGCTGGTGTTCCTGCCGCTGCTCGCCCGGCTCACCGAGGTGCTGGGCTGGCGCAGCGCCCTCGGCCTGGTGCTGGCCATGCTGCTGGTGGCGGTGGTGTGCGTGCTGCTCTTCATGCGCGACCGGCCCTCCGACGTGGGCCTCCTGCCCTATGGCGCCAGCGTGCCGCCTCCGGCACCGGTGCTGCCCACGACGTTCGGCGCCATGCTGGCCTCGCCCCTGGTGGCGTTGAGGGATGCGGCGCGCACGCCCACCTTCTGGGTGCTGTTTGCCACCTTCTTCATCTGCGGCGCCTCCACCAACGGGCTGGTGCAGACCCATTTCGTGTCCCTGTGCGGCGACTACGGCATGGCGGCGGTGACGGCGGCGGGCATGCTGGCGATGATCGGCATCTTCGATTTCATCGGCACGGTGGGCTCGGGCTGGCTGTCCGACCGCTTCGACAGCCGCTGGCTGCTGTTCTGGTATTACGGGCTGCGCGGCCTCTCGCTGCTGTACCTGCCCTTCACCGATTTCAGCTTCTACGGACTGTCCCTGTTCGCGGTCTTCTACGGCCTCGACTGGGTGGCGACGGTGCCGCCCACGGTGAAGCTCACCGCCGACCGCTTCGGCGAGCGCGCCAACCTCGTGTTCGGCTGGATCTTCGCGGGCCACCAGCTCGGCGCGGCCGCGGCGGCCTATGGCGCCGGCTTCAGCCGCACCTTCTACCAGACCTATCTGCCCGCCTTCTTCGTCGCCGGCGTGCTCTGCATCATTGCGGCGGGAGCCATCGTCGCGGTGCGCGAGCGGCGCCCCGCGCCGACCGCTGCGTGA
- a CDS encoding transcriptional regulator, MarR family (PFAM: regulatory protein MarR~KEGG: bms:BR1572 transcriptional regulator, MarR family) — translation MTSPCYCTLLRTATRKVAAAYDAALAPVGINIAQYALLRMIQNRQQVSLTELGRVADLDRSTIGRNVKVLERDGLVKTARGEDQREAVVSLAPGGIEALAAATPLWEACQRQIEKRLGADKIEALRAIANAV, via the coding sequence ATGACATCACCCTGCTATTGCACCTTGTTGCGCACCGCCACCCGGAAGGTCGCTGCGGCCTATGACGCGGCGCTGGCGCCGGTGGGCATCAACATCGCGCAATATGCGCTGCTGCGGATGATCCAGAACCGCCAACAGGTGAGCCTCACCGAACTTGGCCGCGTCGCCGATCTCGACCGCTCCACCATCGGCCGAAACGTCAAGGTGCTGGAGCGCGACGGCCTGGTGAAGACCGCGCGCGGCGAGGACCAGCGCGAAGCCGTGGTCAGCCTCGCTCCGGGCGGGATCGAGGCACTGGCGGCGGCAACGCCCCTGTGGGAAGCCTGCCAGCGCCAGATCGAGAAGCGCCTGGGCGCCGACAAGATCGAAGCCCTGCGCGCCATTGCGAATGCCGTGTGA
- a CDS encoding putative ABC branched-chain amino transporter, periplasmic binding protein (KEGG: bra:BRADO5702 putative ABC branched-chain amino transporter, periplasmic binding protein): MHRLTAPRTPRAALPAFAPSLALALTLTAATALLPAPAHAQISDNVVRIGVLGDMGGQFADIGGKGSVVAAQLAVDDFGGKVAGAPVEVIAGDHQNKPDVGGATLRKWFDEGGVDAVADLPVSSVALAAQEIAREKKKTLLISGAAVSDLTGKACSPYSTHWADDTYALANATGRAVTAGGGKSWFFLTVDYSFGHAMERDASAAVVATGGKVVGNARHPLGAADLSSFLLQAQSSKAQVIGLANVGGDTSNAVKQAAEFGITSGGQKLAGFLVFLTDVHAIGLPLAKGLMVSTGFYWDQNAEARAFAKRFEAKMGRMPTKQQASVYASVKHYLKAVAAAGTDDAAKVNAEMRSLPVDYFGHAASIRPDGRVLYDLTLYEVKSPAESKGPWDYYKPVTTLPAAEVFRPAGETGCPLGKS; encoded by the coding sequence ATGCATCGCCTGACTGCCCCGCGCACCCCACGCGCAGCGCTGCCCGCCTTCGCCCCGTCCCTCGCGCTCGCGCTCACCCTGACGGCCGCCACGGCGCTGCTGCCCGCGCCTGCGCATGCCCAGATCTCCGACAATGTGGTGCGCATCGGCGTGCTCGGCGACATGGGCGGGCAGTTCGCCGACATCGGCGGCAAGGGCTCGGTGGTGGCGGCGCAGCTCGCCGTAGACGATTTCGGCGGCAAGGTCGCCGGCGCGCCGGTGGAGGTGATCGCCGGCGATCACCAGAACAAGCCGGACGTGGGCGGCGCCACCCTGCGCAAATGGTTCGATGAGGGCGGCGTGGATGCGGTAGCCGACCTGCCGGTCAGCTCGGTGGCCCTCGCCGCGCAGGAGATCGCGCGGGAGAAGAAGAAGACCCTGCTCATCTCCGGCGCCGCCGTGTCGGACCTCACCGGCAAGGCCTGCTCGCCTTATTCCACCCACTGGGCGGACGACACCTATGCGCTGGCCAACGCCACCGGCCGCGCGGTGACAGCGGGCGGCGGCAAGAGCTGGTTCTTCCTCACCGTGGATTATTCCTTCGGCCATGCCATGGAGCGCGATGCCTCGGCGGCGGTGGTGGCCACCGGCGGCAAGGTGGTGGGCAATGCGCGCCATCCGCTGGGGGCGGCGGACCTGTCCTCCTTCCTGCTGCAGGCCCAGTCCTCCAAGGCGCAAGTGATCGGCCTTGCCAATGTGGGCGGCGACACCAGCAATGCGGTGAAGCAGGCGGCCGAATTCGGCATCACCTCCGGAGGGCAGAAGCTGGCGGGCTTCCTCGTCTTCCTCACGGATGTGCACGCCATCGGCCTGCCGCTGGCCAAGGGGCTCATGGTCTCCACCGGCTTCTACTGGGACCAGAATGCCGAGGCGCGGGCCTTCGCCAAGCGTTTCGAGGCCAAGATGGGCCGCATGCCCACCAAGCAGCAGGCCTCGGTCTATGCCTCGGTGAAGCACTATCTGAAGGCGGTCGCCGCCGCCGGCACCGATGATGCCGCCAAGGTGAATGCCGAGATGCGCAGCCTGCCGGTGGACTATTTCGGCCACGCCGCCTCCATCCGCCCCGACGGCCGCGTGCTCTACGACCTCACCCTCTATGAGGTGAAGAGCCCGGCCGAGAGCAAGGGGCCGTGGGACTATTACAAGCCGGTCACCACCCTGCCCGCCGCCGAGGTGTTCCGCCCCGCCGGCGAGACCGGATGCCCGCTGGGCAAGTCCTGA
- a CDS encoding beta-lactamase-like protein (KEGG: pol:Bpro_4534 beta-lactamase-like): protein MRPKYGHWVIFDHCMPFDISRAYDEAKGIDTPRIWTAERDIEMWHALEG from the coding sequence ATGCGGCCCAAGTATGGGCATTGGGTCATCTTCGACCATTGCATGCCGTTCGATATCTCCCGCGCCTATGACGAGGCCAAGGGCATCGACACCCCGCGCATCTGGACCGCCGAGCGCGACATCGAGATGTGGCACGCTTTGGAAGGCTGA
- a CDS encoding beta-lactamase domain protein (PFAM: beta-lactamase domain protein~KEGG: bte:BTH_I1394 metallo-beta-lactamase family protein), with amino-acid sequence MSTATAPAAKKFASQADLAEKKETFTELADGVFALTAEGDPNSGVIIGDDSVLVVDARATPVMARELVERIRAVTDKPIRHVLLTHYHAVRVLGAAGFDERVNVIASDVTRDMIVERGAQDMASEIQRFPRLFRAQETIPGLTWPSLTFHGEMTLWLGSREVRIIHAGRGHTRGDTIAWLPKEKVLFAGDLVEYGATPYCGDAHFRDWPATLDRLEALGAEKLVPGRGEALTTPGQIKAGLDETRAFLRDAFAIAEAGVRRGMT; translated from the coding sequence GTGAGCACCGCGACCGCACCCGCCGCCAAGAAATTCGCAAGCCAGGCCGATCTCGCCGAGAAGAAGGAAACCTTCACCGAGCTTGCGGACGGCGTCTTCGCCCTCACCGCGGAGGGCGATCCCAATTCCGGCGTCATCATCGGCGACGACAGCGTGCTGGTCGTCGACGCCCGCGCCACCCCGGTCATGGCGCGCGAGCTGGTGGAGCGCATCCGCGCCGTCACCGACAAGCCCATCCGCCACGTGCTGCTCACCCATTATCACGCGGTGCGGGTGCTGGGCGCGGCCGGCTTCGACGAGCGCGTCAACGTCATCGCCTCCGACGTCACCCGCGACATGATCGTGGAGCGCGGCGCGCAGGACATGGCCTCCGAGATCCAGCGCTTCCCGCGCCTGTTCCGGGCGCAGGAGACCATTCCCGGCCTCACCTGGCCCAGCCTCACCTTCCACGGCGAGATGACGCTCTGGCTCGGCTCCCGCGAAGTCCGCATCATCCATGCCGGGCGCGGTCACACACGCGGCGACACCATCGCCTGGCTGCCGAAGGAGAAGGTGCTGTTCGCCGGCGACCTGGTGGAGTATGGCGCCACGCCCTATTGCGGCGATGCCCATTTCCGCGACTGGCCCGCGACCCTCGACCGGCTGGAGGCGCTGGGCGCGGAAAAGCTGGTGCCGGGCCGCGGCGAGGCGCTCACCACCCCCGGCCAGATCAAGGCCGGGCTGGACGAGACCCGCGCCTTCCTGCGCGACGCCTTCGCCATCGCCGAGGCGGGCGTAAGGCGGGGCATGACCTGA
- a CDS encoding transcriptional regulator, MarR family (PFAM: regulatory protein MarR~KEGG: bja:blr0347 transcriptional regulatory protein) encodes MKFMPFRLNRLAAEFSNALAMEYMARFGIDIPEWRVLATLGLHDAPRSAQYVVRCTRTHKSRISRAVGSLVTLGYVARAEATDDRREVMLELTPKGRAVYAELVPLLLKREEAILSCLSAEECAQLDHLMDKLEKSFDLVQCGD; translated from the coding sequence TTGAAATTCATGCCGTTCCGGCTCAACCGGCTGGCGGCGGAATTCTCCAATGCGCTCGCCATGGAATACATGGCCCGCTTCGGCATCGACATTCCCGAATGGCGGGTGCTGGCGACGCTGGGCCTTCACGACGCGCCCCGCAGCGCCCAATACGTGGTCCGCTGCACCCGCACCCACAAATCCCGTATCAGCCGGGCGGTGGGCTCGCTGGTGACCCTCGGCTACGTGGCGCGGGCCGAGGCGACGGACGATCGCCGCGAGGTAATGCTGGAGCTCACCCCCAAGGGGCGGGCGGTCTATGCCGAGCTGGTGCCGCTGCTGCTGAAGCGCGAGGAGGCCATCCTCTCCTGCCTCAGCGCCGAGGAGTGCGCCCAGCTCGATCACCTGATGGACAAGCTGGAAAAAAGCTTCGACCTGGTGCAGTGCGGGGATTGA
- a CDS encoding transcriptional regulator, MarR family (PFAM: regulatory protein MarR~KEGG: bja:blr2331 transcriptional regulatory protein), translating to MAKHEVIAFALADFFPYRLAVLAEHVSQAVAQLYGDRFQITRAEWRVLAALGANNGMAAKDIGAYSTLDKMQVSRAVARLEEAGLITRATDDADRRAKILTLTGSGRALFQKIVPLAQAREDYLLEDLDPKERAVLDKAMAKVLARAQGLIERG from the coding sequence ATGGCGAAGCACGAGGTGATCGCGTTCGCGCTCGCGGATTTCTTCCCCTACCGCCTCGCGGTGCTGGCGGAGCACGTCTCGCAGGCGGTGGCGCAGCTTTATGGCGACCGCTTCCAGATCACCCGGGCCGAATGGCGCGTGCTGGCGGCGCTGGGCGCCAACAACGGCATGGCGGCAAAGGACATCGGCGCCTATTCCACCCTCGACAAGATGCAGGTGAGCCGCGCCGTGGCGCGCCTGGAGGAAGCCGGCCTCATCACCCGTGCCACCGACGACGCCGACCGCCGGGCAAAGATCCTCACTTTGACCGGCTCCGGCCGCGCCCTGTTCCAGAAGATCGTGCCACTGGCGCAAGCGCGGGAAGACTACCTGCTGGAAGACCTCGACCCCAAGGAGCGCGCGGTGCTGGACAAGGCCATGGCCAAGGTGCTGGCGCGCGCCCAGGGCCTCATCGAGCGCGGGTGA
- a CDS encoding Glyoxalase/bleomycin resistance protein/dioxygenase (PFAM: Glyoxalase/bleomycin resistance protein/dioxygenase~KEGG: rpa:RPA1664 glyoxalase/bleomycin resistance protein/dioxygenase domain) produces the protein MLVEKIHHVAYRCRDAKETVEFYRDILDMELVGAIAEDKVPSTKAPDPYMHIFLDAGAGNILAFFELPNSPPQGRDPNTPEWVQHIAFQVGDVAALETVKAKAEAAGVDVVGPTDHDIFKSIYFFDPSGHRLELAAWTTTPETLARLKAVAPAMIEEWAVTKKPPRHAAWLHEKEFSAS, from the coding sequence ATGCTCGTCGAGAAGATCCATCACGTCGCCTACCGCTGCAGGGACGCCAAAGAGACCGTCGAGTTCTACCGCGACATTCTCGACATGGAGCTGGTCGGCGCCATCGCCGAGGACAAGGTGCCCTCCACCAAGGCGCCGGACCCCTACATGCACATCTTCCTCGATGCGGGCGCAGGCAACATCCTCGCCTTCTTCGAGCTGCCCAATTCCCCGCCCCAGGGCCGCGATCCCAACACCCCCGAATGGGTGCAGCACATCGCCTTCCAGGTGGGCGACGTGGCCGCGCTGGAGACCGTGAAGGCCAAGGCCGAGGCGGCGGGGGTGGATGTCGTCGGTCCTACCGACCACGACATCTTCAAGTCCATCTACTTCTTCGATCCGTCGGGTCACCGGCTGGAGCTTGCCGCCTGGACCACCACGCCTGAGACGCTGGCCCGCCTGAAGGCGGTGGCCCCCGCCATGATCGAGGAATGGGCGGTGACGAAGAAGCCCCCGCGCCACGCCGCCTGGCTGCACGAGAAGGAATTCTCCGCAAGCTGA
- a CDS encoding monooxygenase FAD-binding (PFAM: monooxygenase FAD-binding~KEGG: bja:bll2329 putative monooxygenase), whose protein sequence is MMSTYTYPKYPYRISPEQEAGRLVRHPVVVIGAGPVGLTAALDFAARGIPTVVLDDNDTVSMGSRAVCYAKRPLEIWDRLGCGERMVARGISWRIGKVFFEDDLRYQFDLLPEPDHKMPAMINLQQYYLEEFMVEECASQPLVDLRWKHKLLSLQQHEDFATLVVETPDGVFTLEAQWVVACDGANSDTRKMVGAEFTGQAFQDRFLIADVVMKAQFPTERWFWFDPPFHRNQSVLLHRQADDVWRIDFQLGWDADPTEEKKPENIIPRVKAMLGPDAQFELEWASVYQFACRRIDRFRHGRVIFAGDAAHQVSPFGARGANSGVQDVDNLGWKLKLVLDGAAPESLLDTYHDERALAADDNIANSTRSTDFITPKSAMSRRFRNAVLELAQDHPFARPLVNSGRLSTPTPYLASPLNTPDEDAFAGLMKPGTTCADAPVRVDGKDGWFLGLLGDGFTVVTFGDAPPGEVRVGGIAAPVLRIGIDAADAKGRLAERYDGADGTTYLIRPDQHVAARWRSFDPDKIQSAIKRAIAA, encoded by the coding sequence ATGATGAGCACCTATACCTATCCCAAGTATCCCTATCGCATCTCGCCCGAGCAGGAAGCCGGCCGCCTCGTGCGCCATCCGGTGGTGGTGATCGGCGCCGGCCCGGTGGGCCTCACCGCTGCCCTCGACTTTGCCGCGCGCGGCATTCCCACCGTGGTGCTGGACGACAACGACACCGTGTCGATGGGCTCGCGCGCTGTGTGCTACGCCAAGCGGCCGCTGGAGATCTGGGATCGCCTGGGTTGCGGCGAGCGCATGGTGGCGCGGGGCATCAGCTGGCGCATCGGCAAGGTCTTCTTTGAAGATGACCTGCGCTACCAGTTTGATCTTCTCCCCGAGCCGGACCACAAGATGCCGGCCATGATCAACCTTCAGCAATATTATCTGGAGGAGTTCATGGTGGAGGAATGCGCCAGCCAGCCTCTGGTGGACCTGCGCTGGAAGCACAAGCTACTGTCCCTCCAGCAGCATGAGGATTTCGCCACCCTCGTGGTGGAGACGCCGGACGGGGTGTTCACCCTGGAGGCGCAATGGGTGGTGGCCTGCGACGGCGCCAATTCCGACACCCGCAAGATGGTGGGCGCCGAATTCACCGGACAGGCCTTTCAGGACCGCTTCCTCATCGCCGACGTGGTGATGAAGGCGCAGTTTCCCACCGAGCGCTGGTTCTGGTTCGATCCCCCCTTCCATCGCAACCAGTCGGTGCTGCTGCACCGGCAGGCGGATGATGTGTGGCGCATCGACTTCCAGCTCGGTTGGGACGCCGACCCCACCGAGGAGAAGAAGCCGGAGAACATCATCCCGCGGGTGAAGGCCATGCTGGGGCCGGATGCGCAGTTCGAGCTGGAATGGGCCTCGGTCTACCAGTTCGCCTGCCGGCGCATCGACCGCTTCCGCCACGGCCGGGTGATCTTCGCCGGCGATGCCGCCCACCAGGTCTCGCCATTCGGCGCGCGCGGCGCCAATTCCGGCGTGCAGGACGTGGACAATCTGGGCTGGAAGCTCAAGCTGGTGCTGGATGGCGCGGCGCCGGAGAGCCTCCTCGACACCTACCATGACGAGCGGGCGCTGGCCGCCGACGACAACATCGCCAATTCCACCCGCTCTACGGATTTCATCACCCCCAAGAGCGCCATGAGCCGGCGCTTCCGCAATGCCGTGCTGGAGCTGGCGCAGGACCACCCCTTCGCCCGGCCGCTGGTGAATTCCGGGCGGCTCTCCACCCCCACGCCTTATCTCGCCTCGCCCCTCAACACGCCGGACGAGGACGCCTTCGCCGGCCTCATGAAGCCCGGTACCACCTGCGCCGATGCGCCGGTGCGGGTGGATGGCAAGGACGGCTGGTTCCTCGGCCTTTTGGGCGACGGCTTCACCGTGGTCACCTTCGGCGATGCTCCGCCGGGCGAGGTGCGGGTAGGGGGCATCGCGGCCCCGGTGCTGCGCATCGGCATCGATGCTGCGGATGCCAAGGGCCGCCTCGCCGAGCGCTACGACGGCGCCGATGGCACCACCTATCTCATCCGCCCGGACCAGCATGTGGCGGCCCGCTGGCGCAGCTTCGACCCCGACAAGATCCAGAGCGCCATCAAGCGCGCCATCGCCGCCTAG
- a CDS encoding hypothetical protein (KEGG: bja:bsl2328 hypothetical protein): MLHTLPTDAPRHDLLIRTPNIPDPDGFYEELIESQRLLSDEEAQLMNCKLILLLANHIGDRAVLTQALKAAGGAAK, translated from the coding sequence ATGCTTCACACCCTGCCCACGGACGCGCCGCGGCACGACCTCTTGATCCGCACTCCCAACATCCCCGACCCGGACGGCTTCTACGAGGAGCTGATCGAGAGCCAGCGCCTGCTCAGCGACGAGGAGGCGCAGCTGATGAACTGCAAGCTCATCCTGCTGCTCGCCAACCACATCGGCGATCGCGCAGTGCTCACCCAGGCCCTGAAGGCGGCCGGCGGCGCCGCGAAGTAG